A window from Ostrinia nubilalis chromosome 13, ilOstNubi1.1, whole genome shotgun sequence encodes these proteins:
- the LOC135077219 gene encoding uncharacterized protein LOC135077219, with protein sequence MPPTVQCDIDDIILVKELKPVVRQNIKQIISNEGFITCTVNVKDVTTNGANYLGTLQTVTVSGKTKDGDKELHLFLKNIINEIGRHSVVDVSAAYLREGFCYKELFKIFEAIEDKYEIPQEKRLNTVKCYSEINSEVIILDDVSKIDYKTYDRFSVMTKKIAELALEQLAKLHAMSFIIRKEHPKYFENKIKSLHTLYNFNCEFENHLRNTCNKAMETLEGDAKAKLRDFYPKMVEKYSNYIKIAPEEAVCIAHGDFQANNLLLKESNGEPSSVMIIDYQLTYYGNPVTDLLFFIFLGTDQKFRKDHMEDLKELYYGSFESFLSDFGISASAVYSKRQFQDDFKEKLDFGLMCFIQFMPLLFARTDELPEMQNGLASLTLKMDERYKDRLHGVVDDFIQWGYL encoded by the exons ATGCCGCCTACTGTTCAGTGCGATATTGACGACATAATATTAGTGAAGGAATTAAAACCAGTGGTGCGACAAAACATCAAACAAATTATTAGCAATGAAGGGTTCATAACTTGTACAGTGAATGTGAAAGACGTGACAACTAACGGAGCAAATTATCTTGGAACATTACAAACTGTAACCGTGAGTGGAAAAACTAAAGATGGTGACAAGGAACTACATCTGTTTctgaaaaacataataaatgaaATTGGTCGACATTCTGTGGTCGACGTTTCAGCAGCATACCTACGGGAAGGATTTTGCTATAAAGAGCTGTTCAAAATCTTTGAAGCAATTGAAGATAAATATGAAATTCCACAAGAAAAAAGATTAAATACCGTCAAGTGCTACAGCGAAATAAACAGTGAAGTTATAATTCTGGATGATGTTTCCAAAATTGATTATAAAACGTACGACAGATTTAGTGTgatgacaaaaaaaattgcaGAATTGGCTCTCGAGCAACTTGCCAAACTGCACGCCATGTCGTTCATTATAAGAAAAGAACAtccaaaatattttgaaaacaaaattaagtCCTTACACACGCTGTACAATTTTAACTGCGAATTTGAAAATCACTTAAGAAATACTTGCAACAAAGCTATGGAAACATTGGAAGGTGATGCGAAAGCTAAACTGCGTGATTTTTATCCAAAAATGGTAGAAAAGTActcaaattacattaaaatagcACCAGAAGAAGCTGTGTGTATCGCGCATGGAGATTTTCAGGCAAATAATTTGTTACTGAAAGAAAGT AACGGAGAACCCTCAAGTGTAATGATTATTGACTATCAACTCACATACTACGGCAACCCAGTCACAGATCTCTTATTCTTCATCTTCTTGGGGACCGATCAGAAGTTTCGGAAGGATCACATGGAGGATCTTAAAGAGTTGTACTATGGTAGTTTTGAAAGCTTTTTAAGCGATTTTGGTATCAGTGCGTCTGCTGTGTATTCGAAGAGGCAATTCCAAGATGATTTTAAAGAGAAACTGGACTTTGGTTTGATGTGTTTCATACAATTCATGCCTTTACTTTTCGCGAGGACAGACGAACTCCCTGAGATGCAGAACGGACTTGCAAGTTTGACGTTGAAAATGGATGAGCGGTATAAAGACCGTTTGCAT